A part of Syngnathoides biaculeatus isolate LvHL_M chromosome 21, ASM1980259v1, whole genome shotgun sequence genomic DNA contains:
- the LOC133494677 gene encoding tetratricopeptide repeat protein 39B-like isoform X3, with amino-acid sequence MGDAACAEDEDHFEDAYDRIPAACQMDLRSAIQETQCALNLVLNNKFSEALDLLKPWWRDSMYHALGYSSILVMQAAMTFEHRDIQIAMATIKEALRTCQRFRKKNSVVGSLSSLLSRQRNLQEEEMHAELCYAECLLQKATLTFVQDENMISFIKGGIKIRSSYQIYKDCHNVLNVARELSSQSDSHRQFEGGVKLGIGSFNLMVSLLPQRILRLLEFMGFSGNREFGLSQLREGTTGSSLRSILCTLTLLFYHTYVSLVLGSGEGSVAEAEALLEPYLHKYPKGAIIQFYSARLAALRGNLEKACLGYRECVNGQQEWKQIHHLCYWELMWTHSYRQDWPQAYGYAELLCRESRWSKAIYVYQKAAILSMMSAEDVKKTGEDVVALFRCAPAPLESGGAQAAAGGKVHPHREVRGQEISPLQGPRARAAGASRSGNDVHLERLHHRGQARRLHRSAAGYHRGGRGATSPRFPAVRVPRGRRLPGADAEGSLPETRRAPAASRALLHARPVQRKPHPLRSLPGPLHALRAGPPLPSAGRRRQGRRLHGKRQEQLQGLLHGVQIALSHSRRPQQPEKQRVRRQPLTAAAASAGGVRPLVYSGDNIFPRPRSSCLFGASKRNV; translated from the exons ATGGGGGACGCGGCCTGCGCCGAAGACGAG GACCACTTCGAGGATGCCTACGACCGCATTCCCGC CGCCTGTCAGATGGACCTGCGGTCCGCCATCCAGGAGACTCAGTGCGCCCTCAACCTGGTCCTCAACAACAAGTTCTCGGAGGCCCTGGACCTCCTCAAGCCCTG GTGGCGGGACAGCATGTACCACGCGTTGGGCTACAGCAGCATCCTCGTGATGCAGGCCGCCATGACCTTCGAGCACAGGGACATCCAGATCGCCATGGCGACCATCAAGGAGGCCCTGCGCACCTGTCAGAG GTTTCGCAAGAAGAACTCGGTGGTGGGGTCCCTGTCCAGTCTGCTCAGCAGGCAGCGCAACCTCCAGGAAG AGGAGATGCACGCCGAGCTGTGCTACGCCGAGTGCCTGCTCCAGAAAGCCACGCTGACCTTCGTGCAGGACGAGAACATGATCAGCTTCATCAAAGGAGGCATCAAAATCCGAAGCAGCTACCAAATCTACAA GGACTGTCACAACGTGCTAAATGTCGCCCGCGAGCTGAGCAGCCAATCGGACTCGCACAGGCAGTTCGAGGGCGGAGTCAAGCTGGGCATCGGCTCCTTCAACTTG ATGGTGTCCCTCCTCCCGCAGAGGATCCTGAGGTTGCTGGAGTTCATGGGCTTCTCCGGAAACAGG GAGTTCGGCCTGTCCCAGCTGCGAGAGGGAACGACCGGCTCCAGTTTGCGCTCCATCTTGTGCACGCTGACGCTGCTGTTCTACCACACATACGTCTCCCTGGTGCTGG GCAGCGGCGAGGGGAGCGTGGCGGAAGCCGAAGCTCTGCTGGAGCCGTACCTTCACAAGTACCCCAAA GGCGCCATCATCCAGTTCTACTCGGCCCGGCTGGCCGCGCTGCGCGGAAACTTGGAGAAG GCGTGTTTGGGCTACCGGGAGTGTGTGAACGGCCAGCAGGAGTGGAAGCAGATCCACCACCTGTGCTACTGGGAGCTGATGTGGACCCACTCGTACCGGCAGGATTGGCCGCAGGCGTACGGCTACGCCGAGCTGCTTTGCCGCGAGAGCCGCTGGTCCAAG GCCATATACGTGTACCAGAAGGCCGCCATCCTCAGTATGATGTCGGCGGAGGACGTGAAGAAGACGGGCGAAGACGTGGTGGCGCTCTTCAGGTGCGCGCCGGCACCTCTGGAAA GTGGAGGGGCTCAAGCAGCGGCTGGCGGGAAAGTCCATCCCCACCGAGAAGTTCGCGGTCAGGAAATCTCGCCGCTACAAGGCCCGCGCGCCCGTGCCGCTGGTGCTTCCCGCTCTG GAAATGATGTACATCTGGAGCGGCTTCACCATCGCGGGCAAGCGCGCCGACTGCACCGAAGCGCTGCTGGTTACCATCGAGGCGGCCGAGGAGCGACTTCGCCGCGATTCCC AGCCGTCCGAGTTCCACGTGGACGACGGCTGCCTGGTGCAGATGCTGAAGGGTCTTTGCCTGAAACACGCCGGGCGCCCGCTGCAAGCCGAGCTCTGCTTCACGCACGTCCTGTCCAG CGAAAACCGCATCCGCTACGATCACTACCTGGTCCCCTTCACGCTTTACGAGCTGGGCCTCCTCTACCGTCAGCGGGGCGACGACGCCAAGGCCGCCGCCTACATGGAAAACGCCAA GAGCAACTACAAGGACTACTCCATGGAGTCCAGATTGCACTTTCGCATTCACGCCGCCCTCAACAGCCTGAAAAGCAGCGGGTCCGCCGCCAGCCCTTaacggccgccgccgcctccgccggAGGTGTGCGGCCTTTGGTTTATTCGGGCGATAATATTTTCCCGCGCCCGAGGTCGAGTTGCCTCTTCGGCGCCTCGAAGAGAAATGTTTGA
- the LOC133494677 gene encoding tetratricopeptide repeat protein 39B-like isoform X6, which produces MGDAACAEDEDHFEDAYDRIPAACQMDLRSAIQETQCALNLVLNNKFSEALDLLKPWWRDSMYHALGYSSILVMQAAMTFEHRDIQIAMATIKEALRTCQRFRKKNSVVGSLSSLLSRQRNLQEEEMHAELCYAECLLQKATLTFVQDENMISFIKGGIKIRSSYQIYKDCHNVLNVARELSSQSDSHRQFEGGVKLGIGSFNLMVSLLPQRILRLLEFMGFSGNREFGLSQLREGTTGSSLRSILCTLTLLFYHTYVSLVLGSGEGSVAEAEALLEPYLHKYPKGAIIQFYSARLAALRGNLEKACLGYRECVNGQQEWKQIHHLCYWELMWTHSYRQDWPQAYGYAELLCRESRWSKAIYVYQKAAILSMMSAEDVKKTGEDVVALFRQVEGLKQRLAGKSIPTEKFAVRKSRRYKARAPVPLVLPALEMMYIWSGFTIAGKRADCTEALLVTIEAAEERLRRDSQPSEFHVDDGCLVQMLKGLCLKHAGRPLQAELCFTHVLSSENRIRYDHYLVPFTLYELGLLYRQRGDDAKAAAYMENAKSNYKDYSMESRLHFRIHAALNSLKSSGSAASP; this is translated from the exons ATGGGGGACGCGGCCTGCGCCGAAGACGAG GACCACTTCGAGGATGCCTACGACCGCATTCCCGC CGCCTGTCAGATGGACCTGCGGTCCGCCATCCAGGAGACTCAGTGCGCCCTCAACCTGGTCCTCAACAACAAGTTCTCGGAGGCCCTGGACCTCCTCAAGCCCTG GTGGCGGGACAGCATGTACCACGCGTTGGGCTACAGCAGCATCCTCGTGATGCAGGCCGCCATGACCTTCGAGCACAGGGACATCCAGATCGCCATGGCGACCATCAAGGAGGCCCTGCGCACCTGTCAGAG GTTTCGCAAGAAGAACTCGGTGGTGGGGTCCCTGTCCAGTCTGCTCAGCAGGCAGCGCAACCTCCAGGAAG AGGAGATGCACGCCGAGCTGTGCTACGCCGAGTGCCTGCTCCAGAAAGCCACGCTGACCTTCGTGCAGGACGAGAACATGATCAGCTTCATCAAAGGAGGCATCAAAATCCGAAGCAGCTACCAAATCTACAA GGACTGTCACAACGTGCTAAATGTCGCCCGCGAGCTGAGCAGCCAATCGGACTCGCACAGGCAGTTCGAGGGCGGAGTCAAGCTGGGCATCGGCTCCTTCAACTTG ATGGTGTCCCTCCTCCCGCAGAGGATCCTGAGGTTGCTGGAGTTCATGGGCTTCTCCGGAAACAGG GAGTTCGGCCTGTCCCAGCTGCGAGAGGGAACGACCGGCTCCAGTTTGCGCTCCATCTTGTGCACGCTGACGCTGCTGTTCTACCACACATACGTCTCCCTGGTGCTGG GCAGCGGCGAGGGGAGCGTGGCGGAAGCCGAAGCTCTGCTGGAGCCGTACCTTCACAAGTACCCCAAA GGCGCCATCATCCAGTTCTACTCGGCCCGGCTGGCCGCGCTGCGCGGAAACTTGGAGAAG GCGTGTTTGGGCTACCGGGAGTGTGTGAACGGCCAGCAGGAGTGGAAGCAGATCCACCACCTGTGCTACTGGGAGCTGATGTGGACCCACTCGTACCGGCAGGATTGGCCGCAGGCGTACGGCTACGCCGAGCTGCTTTGCCGCGAGAGCCGCTGGTCCAAG GCCATATACGTGTACCAGAAGGCCGCCATCCTCAGTATGATGTCGGCGGAGGACGTGAAGAAGACGGGCGAAGACGTGGTGGCGCTCTTCAG GCAGGTGGAGGGGCTCAAGCAGCGGCTGGCGGGAAAGTCCATCCCCACCGAGAAGTTCGCGGTCAGGAAATCTCGCCGCTACAAGGCCCGCGCGCCCGTGCCGCTGGTGCTTCCCGCTCTG GAAATGATGTACATCTGGAGCGGCTTCACCATCGCGGGCAAGCGCGCCGACTGCACCGAAGCGCTGCTGGTTACCATCGAGGCGGCCGAGGAGCGACTTCGCCGCGATTCCC AGCCGTCCGAGTTCCACGTGGACGACGGCTGCCTGGTGCAGATGCTGAAGGGTCTTTGCCTGAAACACGCCGGGCGCCCGCTGCAAGCCGAGCTCTGCTTCACGCACGTCCTGTCCAG CGAAAACCGCATCCGCTACGATCACTACCTGGTCCCCTTCACGCTTTACGAGCTGGGCCTCCTCTACCGTCAGCGGGGCGACGACGCCAAGGCCGCCGCCTACATGGAAAACGCCAA GAGCAACTACAAGGACTACTCCATGGAGTCCAGATTGCACTTTCGCATTCACGCCGCCCTCAACAGCCTGAAAAGCAGCGGGTCCGCCGCCAGCCCTTaa
- the LOC133494677 gene encoding uncharacterized protein LOC133494677 isoform X1, with translation MGDAACAEDEDHFEDAYDRIPAACQMDLRSAIQETQCALNLVLNNKFSEALDLLKPWWRDSMYHALGYSSILVMQAAMTFEHRDIQIAMATIKEALRTCQRFRKKNSVVGSLSSLLSRQRNLQEEEMHAELCYAECLLQKATLTFVQDENMISFIKGGIKIRSSYQIYKDCHNVLNVARELSSQSDSHRQFEGGVKLGIGSFNLMVSLLPQRILRLLEFMGFSGNREFGLSQLREGTTGSSLRSILCTLTLLFYHTYVSLVLGSGEGSVAEAEALLEPYLHKYPKGAIIQFYSARLAALRGNLEKACLGYRECVNGQQEWKQIHHLCYWELMWTHSYRQDWPQAYGYAELLCRESRWSKAIYVYQKAAILSMMSAEDVKKTGEDVVALFRCAPAPLESGGAQAAAGGKVHPHREVRGQEISPLQGPRARAAGASRSGNDVHLERLHHRGQARRLHRSAAGYHRGGRGATSPRFPAVRVPRGRRLPGADAEGSLPETRRAPAASRALLHARPVQRKPHPLRSLPGPLHALRAGPPLPSAGRRRQGRRLHGKRQEIASSPSRSDDFLGPEECLLKKPTRASCDLVFCPPWQRCIEGRCSCKPPYLCPAEGSAPVCAKDGYRYSSYCQVMAMSCRFQRSTMSHFGETCSDQRPKFNITLDPDTGALTLFVPDGASPEGGKHLLVCGERWNMESANAVCRGLHHPLGAASAGLLEATALRRGFPDSCVSLRCQGFETSPAECVIHDAVRVGDGKVATATCYRESDATEERGFACASGKRVPADRTCDGTDDCGDQSDEMCCKRCRGGAFRCDTGVCLHPDAEGDGQIDCLAGEDEAATRKAAGTESKSTEYVSPRKEILTDRLHLESRLRCGVPNATAAYDDSVKDRARRFRRVVGGVAANRTQIQWQVGLSENGKVNCGGTYIGGCWIVTAAHCVRPHPSAYRVKFSIWEKSRPQDTTDIIPVGEVIIHPGFDSRTYENDIALVRLKDLPEQWGKCMEDNPAVKPACVPWSERLFNANHTCSISGWGRTAVGKASQVLLWAKVSLIDDCRRFYKDRFKPGMMCAGDLEGAVDSCQGDSGGPLVCEDHLGVSYLWGIVSWGDQCGQPGFPGVYTQVAHYFEWIRLHTGWSAVTRFNS, from the exons ATGGGGGACGCGGCCTGCGCCGAAGACGAG GACCACTTCGAGGATGCCTACGACCGCATTCCCGC CGCCTGTCAGATGGACCTGCGGTCCGCCATCCAGGAGACTCAGTGCGCCCTCAACCTGGTCCTCAACAACAAGTTCTCGGAGGCCCTGGACCTCCTCAAGCCCTG GTGGCGGGACAGCATGTACCACGCGTTGGGCTACAGCAGCATCCTCGTGATGCAGGCCGCCATGACCTTCGAGCACAGGGACATCCAGATCGCCATGGCGACCATCAAGGAGGCCCTGCGCACCTGTCAGAG GTTTCGCAAGAAGAACTCGGTGGTGGGGTCCCTGTCCAGTCTGCTCAGCAGGCAGCGCAACCTCCAGGAAG AGGAGATGCACGCCGAGCTGTGCTACGCCGAGTGCCTGCTCCAGAAAGCCACGCTGACCTTCGTGCAGGACGAGAACATGATCAGCTTCATCAAAGGAGGCATCAAAATCCGAAGCAGCTACCAAATCTACAA GGACTGTCACAACGTGCTAAATGTCGCCCGCGAGCTGAGCAGCCAATCGGACTCGCACAGGCAGTTCGAGGGCGGAGTCAAGCTGGGCATCGGCTCCTTCAACTTG ATGGTGTCCCTCCTCCCGCAGAGGATCCTGAGGTTGCTGGAGTTCATGGGCTTCTCCGGAAACAGG GAGTTCGGCCTGTCCCAGCTGCGAGAGGGAACGACCGGCTCCAGTTTGCGCTCCATCTTGTGCACGCTGACGCTGCTGTTCTACCACACATACGTCTCCCTGGTGCTGG GCAGCGGCGAGGGGAGCGTGGCGGAAGCCGAAGCTCTGCTGGAGCCGTACCTTCACAAGTACCCCAAA GGCGCCATCATCCAGTTCTACTCGGCCCGGCTGGCCGCGCTGCGCGGAAACTTGGAGAAG GCGTGTTTGGGCTACCGGGAGTGTGTGAACGGCCAGCAGGAGTGGAAGCAGATCCACCACCTGTGCTACTGGGAGCTGATGTGGACCCACTCGTACCGGCAGGATTGGCCGCAGGCGTACGGCTACGCCGAGCTGCTTTGCCGCGAGAGCCGCTGGTCCAAG GCCATATACGTGTACCAGAAGGCCGCCATCCTCAGTATGATGTCGGCGGAGGACGTGAAGAAGACGGGCGAAGACGTGGTGGCGCTCTTCAGGTGCGCGCCGGCACCTCTGGAAA GTGGAGGGGCTCAAGCAGCGGCTGGCGGGAAAGTCCATCCCCACCGAGAAGTTCGCGGTCAGGAAATCTCGCCGCTACAAGGCCCGCGCGCCCGTGCCGCTGGTGCTTCCCGCTCTG GAAATGATGTACATCTGGAGCGGCTTCACCATCGCGGGCAAGCGCGCCGACTGCACCGAAGCGCTGCTGGTTACCATCGAGGCGGCCGAGGAGCGACTTCGCCGCGATTCCC AGCCGTCCGAGTTCCACGTGGACGACGGCTGCCTGGTGCAGATGCTGAAGGGTCTTTGCCTGAAACACGCCGGGCGCCCGCTGCAAGCCGAGCTCTGCTTCACGCACGTCCTGTCCAG CGAAAACCGCATCCGCTACGATCACTACCTGGTCCCCTTCACGCTTTACGAGCTGGGCCTCCTCTACCGTCAGCGGGGCGACGACGCCAAGGCCGCCGCCTACATGGAAAACGCCAA GAAATCGCCTCGTCGCCGAGTCGATCAGATGACTTTCTGGGCCCGGAGGAGTGTCTCCTGAAAAA GCCCACGCGCGCGTCCTGCGACCTGGTCTTCTGCCCCCCGTGGCAGCGATGCATCGAGGGACGCTGCTCCTGCAAGCCGCCGTATTTGTGCCCCGCCGAGGGCTCGGCTCCCGTTTGCGCGAAGGACGGCTACCGCTACAGTTCCTACTGCCAG GTCATGGCGATGTCATGCCGCTTCCAGAGGTCGACCATGTCCCACTTCGGAGAAACCTGCTCAG ACCAGCGACCCAAGTTCAACATCACCCTGGATCCCGACACGGGCGCGCTCACCCTCTTCGTTCCGGACGGCGCGAGTCCCGAAGGCGGGAAGCACCTGCTGGTGTGCGGCGAGCGGTGGAACATGGAGAGCGCCAACGCGGTCTGCAGGGGTCTCCATCACCCTCT cggcgccgcgtccgccggccTGCTGGAAGCGACGGCCCTACGCCGGGGCTTTCCCGACAGCTGCGTCAGCCTCCGCTGTCAGGGCTTCGAGACGTCGCCGGCCGAGTGCGTCATCCACGACGCCGTGAGGGTCGGCGACGGGAAGGTGGCCACGGCGACCTGCTACCGCGAGAGCGACGCGACCGAAG AGCGCGGCTTTGCCTGCGCCAGCGGCAAGCGCGTGCCCGCCGACCGGACCTGCGACGGGACGGACGACTGCGGCGACCAAAGCGACGAGATGTGCTGCAAAC GCTGCAGAGGCGGCGCTTTCCGCTGCGACACGGGCGTGTGCTTGCATCCCGACGCGGAGGGGGACGGACAGATAGACTGCTTGGCGGGAGAAGACGAGGCGGCGACGCGCA AGGCGGCCGGGACGGAGTCAAAGAGCACAG AGTACGTCTCTCCTAGGAAAG AAATCCTCACCGACCGCCTCCATCTGGAGTCCAGGTTGCGGTGCGGCGTTCCCAACGCGACCGCCGCCTACGACGACAGCGTGAAGGACCGAGCGAGGCGCTTCAGGAGAGTGGTCGGCGGCGTGGCGGCCAACCGG ACGCAGATCCAGTGGCAGGTGGGCCTGTCGGAAAACGGAAAGGTGAACTGCGGGGGGACTTACATCGGAGGCTGCTGGATCGTCACGGCGGCTCACTGCGTCAGGCCCCACCCGTCGGCGTACCGCGTGAAGTTTTCCATCTGGGAGAAGTCGAGGCCTCAGGACACCACCGACATCATCCCAGTCGGCGAAGTCATCATCCACCCCGG GTTCGACAGCCGCACGTACGAGAACGACATCGCCCTGGTGCGGCTCAAGGATCTCCCGGAGCAGTGGGGAAAGTGCATGGAGGACAACCCGGCCGTGAAGCCCGCCTGCGTCCCCTGGTCCGAGCGACTCTTCAACGCCAACCACACCTGCAGCATCTCGGGCTGGGGCCGGACAGCGG TGGGAAAAGCTTCTCAAGTTCTCCTGTGGGCCAAAGTGTCCCTCATCGACGACTGCCGGCGGTTCTACAAAGACCGCTTCAAACCCGGGATGATGTGCGCCG GTGACCTGGAGGGAGCCGTGGACTCGTGCCAGGGGGACAGCGGCGGCCCGCTGGTGTGCGAGGACCACCTGGGCGtgtcctacctgtggggcatcgtCAGCTGGGGCGACCAGTGCGGCCAGCCGGGCTTCCCGGGCGTTTACACTCAG GTGGCGCACTACTTTGAGTGGATCCGCCTGCACACGGGCTGGAGCGCCGTCACCCGGTTCAACTCGTGA
- the LOC133494677 gene encoding uncharacterized protein LOC133494677 isoform X2, whose amino-acid sequence MAPRLQDHFEDAYDRIPAACQMDLRSAIQETQCALNLVLNNKFSEALDLLKPWWRDSMYHALGYSSILVMQAAMTFEHRDIQIAMATIKEALRTCQRFRKKNSVVGSLSSLLSRQRNLQEEEMHAELCYAECLLQKATLTFVQDENMISFIKGGIKIRSSYQIYKDCHNVLNVARELSSQSDSHRQFEGGVKLGIGSFNLMVSLLPQRILRLLEFMGFSGNREFGLSQLREGTTGSSLRSILCTLTLLFYHTYVSLVLGSGEGSVAEAEALLEPYLHKYPKGAIIQFYSARLAALRGNLEKACLGYRECVNGQQEWKQIHHLCYWELMWTHSYRQDWPQAYGYAELLCRESRWSKAIYVYQKAAILSMMSAEDVKKTGEDVVALFRCAPAPLESGGAQAAAGGKVHPHREVRGQEISPLQGPRARAAGASRSGNDVHLERLHHRGQARRLHRSAAGYHRGGRGATSPRFPAVRVPRGRRLPGADAEGSLPETRRAPAASRALLHARPVQRKPHPLRSLPGPLHALRAGPPLPSAGRRRQGRRLHGKRQEIASSPSRSDDFLGPEECLLKKPTRASCDLVFCPPWQRCIEGRCSCKPPYLCPAEGSAPVCAKDGYRYSSYCQVMAMSCRFQRSTMSHFGETCSDQRPKFNITLDPDTGALTLFVPDGASPEGGKHLLVCGERWNMESANAVCRGLHHPLGAASAGLLEATALRRGFPDSCVSLRCQGFETSPAECVIHDAVRVGDGKVATATCYRESDATEERGFACASGKRVPADRTCDGTDDCGDQSDEMCCKRCRGGAFRCDTGVCLHPDAEGDGQIDCLAGEDEAATRKAAGTESKSTEYVSPRKEILTDRLHLESRLRCGVPNATAAYDDSVKDRARRFRRVVGGVAANRTQIQWQVGLSENGKVNCGGTYIGGCWIVTAAHCVRPHPSAYRVKFSIWEKSRPQDTTDIIPVGEVIIHPGFDSRTYENDIALVRLKDLPEQWGKCMEDNPAVKPACVPWSERLFNANHTCSISGWGRTAVGKASQVLLWAKVSLIDDCRRFYKDRFKPGMMCAGDLEGAVDSCQGDSGGPLVCEDHLGVSYLWGIVSWGDQCGQPGFPGVYTQVAHYFEWIRLHTGWSAVTRFNS is encoded by the exons ATGGCGCCGAGGCTGCAG GACCACTTCGAGGATGCCTACGACCGCATTCCCGC CGCCTGTCAGATGGACCTGCGGTCCGCCATCCAGGAGACTCAGTGCGCCCTCAACCTGGTCCTCAACAACAAGTTCTCGGAGGCCCTGGACCTCCTCAAGCCCTG GTGGCGGGACAGCATGTACCACGCGTTGGGCTACAGCAGCATCCTCGTGATGCAGGCCGCCATGACCTTCGAGCACAGGGACATCCAGATCGCCATGGCGACCATCAAGGAGGCCCTGCGCACCTGTCAGAG GTTTCGCAAGAAGAACTCGGTGGTGGGGTCCCTGTCCAGTCTGCTCAGCAGGCAGCGCAACCTCCAGGAAG AGGAGATGCACGCCGAGCTGTGCTACGCCGAGTGCCTGCTCCAGAAAGCCACGCTGACCTTCGTGCAGGACGAGAACATGATCAGCTTCATCAAAGGAGGCATCAAAATCCGAAGCAGCTACCAAATCTACAA GGACTGTCACAACGTGCTAAATGTCGCCCGCGAGCTGAGCAGCCAATCGGACTCGCACAGGCAGTTCGAGGGCGGAGTCAAGCTGGGCATCGGCTCCTTCAACTTG ATGGTGTCCCTCCTCCCGCAGAGGATCCTGAGGTTGCTGGAGTTCATGGGCTTCTCCGGAAACAGG GAGTTCGGCCTGTCCCAGCTGCGAGAGGGAACGACCGGCTCCAGTTTGCGCTCCATCTTGTGCACGCTGACGCTGCTGTTCTACCACACATACGTCTCCCTGGTGCTGG GCAGCGGCGAGGGGAGCGTGGCGGAAGCCGAAGCTCTGCTGGAGCCGTACCTTCACAAGTACCCCAAA GGCGCCATCATCCAGTTCTACTCGGCCCGGCTGGCCGCGCTGCGCGGAAACTTGGAGAAG GCGTGTTTGGGCTACCGGGAGTGTGTGAACGGCCAGCAGGAGTGGAAGCAGATCCACCACCTGTGCTACTGGGAGCTGATGTGGACCCACTCGTACCGGCAGGATTGGCCGCAGGCGTACGGCTACGCCGAGCTGCTTTGCCGCGAGAGCCGCTGGTCCAAG GCCATATACGTGTACCAGAAGGCCGCCATCCTCAGTATGATGTCGGCGGAGGACGTGAAGAAGACGGGCGAAGACGTGGTGGCGCTCTTCAGGTGCGCGCCGGCACCTCTGGAAA GTGGAGGGGCTCAAGCAGCGGCTGGCGGGAAAGTCCATCCCCACCGAGAAGTTCGCGGTCAGGAAATCTCGCCGCTACAAGGCCCGCGCGCCCGTGCCGCTGGTGCTTCCCGCTCTG GAAATGATGTACATCTGGAGCGGCTTCACCATCGCGGGCAAGCGCGCCGACTGCACCGAAGCGCTGCTGGTTACCATCGAGGCGGCCGAGGAGCGACTTCGCCGCGATTCCC AGCCGTCCGAGTTCCACGTGGACGACGGCTGCCTGGTGCAGATGCTGAAGGGTCTTTGCCTGAAACACGCCGGGCGCCCGCTGCAAGCCGAGCTCTGCTTCACGCACGTCCTGTCCAG CGAAAACCGCATCCGCTACGATCACTACCTGGTCCCCTTCACGCTTTACGAGCTGGGCCTCCTCTACCGTCAGCGGGGCGACGACGCCAAGGCCGCCGCCTACATGGAAAACGCCAA GAAATCGCCTCGTCGCCGAGTCGATCAGATGACTTTCTGGGCCCGGAGGAGTGTCTCCTGAAAAA GCCCACGCGCGCGTCCTGCGACCTGGTCTTCTGCCCCCCGTGGCAGCGATGCATCGAGGGACGCTGCTCCTGCAAGCCGCCGTATTTGTGCCCCGCCGAGGGCTCGGCTCCCGTTTGCGCGAAGGACGGCTACCGCTACAGTTCCTACTGCCAG GTCATGGCGATGTCATGCCGCTTCCAGAGGTCGACCATGTCCCACTTCGGAGAAACCTGCTCAG ACCAGCGACCCAAGTTCAACATCACCCTGGATCCCGACACGGGCGCGCTCACCCTCTTCGTTCCGGACGGCGCGAGTCCCGAAGGCGGGAAGCACCTGCTGGTGTGCGGCGAGCGGTGGAACATGGAGAGCGCCAACGCGGTCTGCAGGGGTCTCCATCACCCTCT cggcgccgcgtccgccggccTGCTGGAAGCGACGGCCCTACGCCGGGGCTTTCCCGACAGCTGCGTCAGCCTCCGCTGTCAGGGCTTCGAGACGTCGCCGGCCGAGTGCGTCATCCACGACGCCGTGAGGGTCGGCGACGGGAAGGTGGCCACGGCGACCTGCTACCGCGAGAGCGACGCGACCGAAG AGCGCGGCTTTGCCTGCGCCAGCGGCAAGCGCGTGCCCGCCGACCGGACCTGCGACGGGACGGACGACTGCGGCGACCAAAGCGACGAGATGTGCTGCAAAC GCTGCAGAGGCGGCGCTTTCCGCTGCGACACGGGCGTGTGCTTGCATCCCGACGCGGAGGGGGACGGACAGATAGACTGCTTGGCGGGAGAAGACGAGGCGGCGACGCGCA AGGCGGCCGGGACGGAGTCAAAGAGCACAG AGTACGTCTCTCCTAGGAAAG AAATCCTCACCGACCGCCTCCATCTGGAGTCCAGGTTGCGGTGCGGCGTTCCCAACGCGACCGCCGCCTACGACGACAGCGTGAAGGACCGAGCGAGGCGCTTCAGGAGAGTGGTCGGCGGCGTGGCGGCCAACCGG ACGCAGATCCAGTGGCAGGTGGGCCTGTCGGAAAACGGAAAGGTGAACTGCGGGGGGACTTACATCGGAGGCTGCTGGATCGTCACGGCGGCTCACTGCGTCAGGCCCCACCCGTCGGCGTACCGCGTGAAGTTTTCCATCTGGGAGAAGTCGAGGCCTCAGGACACCACCGACATCATCCCAGTCGGCGAAGTCATCATCCACCCCGG GTTCGACAGCCGCACGTACGAGAACGACATCGCCCTGGTGCGGCTCAAGGATCTCCCGGAGCAGTGGGGAAAGTGCATGGAGGACAACCCGGCCGTGAAGCCCGCCTGCGTCCCCTGGTCCGAGCGACTCTTCAACGCCAACCACACCTGCAGCATCTCGGGCTGGGGCCGGACAGCGG TGGGAAAAGCTTCTCAAGTTCTCCTGTGGGCCAAAGTGTCCCTCATCGACGACTGCCGGCGGTTCTACAAAGACCGCTTCAAACCCGGGATGATGTGCGCCG GTGACCTGGAGGGAGCCGTGGACTCGTGCCAGGGGGACAGCGGCGGCCCGCTGGTGTGCGAGGACCACCTGGGCGtgtcctacctgtggggcatcgtCAGCTGGGGCGACCAGTGCGGCCAGCCGGGCTTCCCGGGCGTTTACACTCAG GTGGCGCACTACTTTGAGTGGATCCGCCTGCACACGGGCTGGAGCGCCGTCACCCGGTTCAACTCGTGA